One stretch of Arachis duranensis cultivar V14167 chromosome 1, aradu.V14167.gnm2.J7QH, whole genome shotgun sequence DNA includes these proteins:
- the LOC107484411 gene encoding uncharacterized protein LOC107484411 — MVVDAAGPELMSQFEEHMEEPPNAEAKKFYDLLQSVQRPLFEGCMDHSELSMVVKMLSIKAKGNVSQQIFDDFVKAMKEVMPKDNLLVSNFYEAKKLVSKLGMKSNKIDCCINGCMLYYKENDIPRKECKFCHSPRYKIDKKGKPVPLKQMHYLPLIPRLRRLYASMNTAPHMRWHFDHEFKGVLEHPSDSKAWKYFDRKHPQFSQELCNVRLGLCADGFTPFGQSGKQYSCWPIIVTPYNLPPSMCMKTPYMFLSMIIPGPRNPKTRIDVYLQPLIDELKLLWEDSVLTYDIHSKSNFVMRPALLWTINDFPAYGMLSGWMTAGRQFLPDNHMFRRNKDAFYKNRIERSEHPPRLTGEQIWDIVQNYDKISDVEQLEIEGYGSMHNWTKRSIFWDLPYWRHNLIRHNLDVMHIEKNVFDNIFNTVMDIKEKTKDNAKARMDMSLYCKRKSLELTEQSGGKVIKPKANYTFTLQQKRAICEWVKELRMPDGYVSNLGRCVDMKEGKLYGMKSHDCHIFMERLFSIAFSSLPEQIWKPITELSQFFRDLCSTSLREDVLNKLEENISIILCKLERIFPPEFFNSMEHLPIHLPFEALLGGLVQYRWMYPFERIFVDFIYQDHITLSDEQVDQFIEADFVKWFKNYVQDPLNNVTDLNIQSLAWGLLRTVKCLPIYKVNGFKFHTRSQSSGKSTQNYGICVKGTCYGEYENDFYGQLDEIIQVEYTGLPLKRVVLFKCEWFDLTIGKGTKVNKEYGIIQIRKNR; from the exons ATGGTGGTTGATGCTGCTGGACCAGAATTGATGAGTCAATTTGAAGAACACATGGAGGAGCCTCCGAATGCAGAagctaaaaaattttatgatttattacaGTCTGTTCAGCGCCCATTATTTGAGGGATGTATGGATCATTCAGAATTATCAATGGTAGTTAAAATGTTGAGTATAAAAGCTAAAGGAAATGTATCTCAACAGATCTTTGATGATTTCGTGAAAGCTATGAAAGAAGTGATGCCGAAGGATAACTTACTTGTCTCCAATTTTTATGAAGCAAAGAAGTTAGTATCAAAACTTGGCatgaaaagcaataaaattgaTTGTTGCATTAATGGTTGTATGCTGTATTACAAGGAAAATGATATACCAAGAAAGGAATGTAAATTTTGTCATTCTCCAAGGTACAAGATAGATAAAAAGGGTAAACCAGTGCCTTTGAAACAAATGCACTATTTACCGCTTATACCTCGTTTAAGAAGACTTTATGCTTCAATGAACACAGCACCTCACATGCGATGGCATTTTGATCACGAATTTAAAGGAGTTCTTGAGCATCCATCGGATTCAAAAGCATGGAAGTATTTTGATAGAAAACATCCACAATTTTCTCAAGAACTATGCAATGTCAGACTAGGATTATGTGCTGATGGATTCACCCCTTTTGGTCAATCTGGTAAACAATATTCATGTTGGCCAATAATTGTCACTCCTTATAACCTGCCTCCTTCTATGTGCATGAAAACTCCTTACATGTTTTTATCCATGATTATTCCTGGTCCTCGTAATCCCAAAACTAGGATTGATGTATACCTACAGCCCTTGATTGATGAGCTAAAACTACTATGGGAAGATAGCGTTTTAACTTATGATATTCATTCCAAGTCAAATTTTGTAATGCGACCTGCATTGTTGTGGACTATTAATGATTTTCCTGCATATGGAATGTTGTCTGGATGGATGACAGCAGGCAG ACAATTCTTGCCAGATAATCACATGTTTAGAAGAAACAAGGATGCATTctataaaaatagaattgagAGATCAGAACATCCGCCAAGATTGACTGGAGAGCAAATATGGGATATAGTTCAGAATTATGATAAGATAAGTGATGTTGAGCAACTTGAGATAGAAGGATATGGAAGTATGCATAATTGGACCAAAAGAAGCATATTTTGGGATTTGCCTTATTGGCGTCATAATTTAATCCGTCATAACCTTGATGTAATGCATATTGAGAAGAATGTATTTGATAATATATTCAATACTGTCATGGACATCAAAGAGAAGACTAAAGATAATGCAAAGGCTAGAATGGATATGTCATTATACTGCAAGCGAAAAAGTTTAGAACTGACAGAACAAAGTGGAGGTAAAGTTATAAAACCCAAAGCAAACTACACATTTACTCTCCAGCAAAAGAGGGCAATATGTGAATGGGTGAAAGAGTTAAGGATGCCTGATGGATATGTTTCAAATTTAGGAAGATGTGTTGACATGAAGGAGGGCAAGTTATATGGAATGAAAAGTCATGATTGTCATATATTTATGGAACGTTTATTCTCAATCGCTTTTAGTTCATTGCCAGAGCAGATATGGAAGCCAATAACAGAGTTAAGTCAATTTTTTCGAGATTTATGCTCAACATCGTTACGAGAAGATGTTCTCAATAAGCTTGAAGAAAATATTTCAATTATACTATGCAAGTTAGAACGTATTTTTCCTCCTGAATTTTTTAACTCAATGGAACATCTACCTATTCATTTGCCATTTGAAGCATTGCTTGGTGGTCTTGTGCAATATAGATGGATGTATCCTTTTGAGAG GATCTTTGTCGACTTCATATACCAAGATCATATTACTTTAAGTGATGAACAAGTTGATCAATTTATTGAAGCGGATTTTGTAAAGTGGTTTAAAAATTAT GTTCAAGATCCTTTAAATAATGTGACGGATTTGAATATTCAATCCTTGGCATGGGGTCTTTTGAGAACTGTTAAATGTTTGCCTATTTACAAAGTCAATGGCTTCAAGTTTCACACAAGATCTCAATCAAGTGGAAAGTCAACTCAGAATTATGGAATATGTGTCAAAGGCACATGTTATGGTGAATATGAAAATGATTTCTATGGCCAGCTTGATGAAATTATTCAAGTTGAGTATACTGGGTTACCACTAAAAAGAGTTGTACTATTTAAATGTGAATGGTTTGATCTCACGATTGGCAAAGGAACAAAGGTAAACAAAGAGTATGGAATCATACAGATTCGAAAGAATCGATGA